One Streptomyces lincolnensis genomic region harbors:
- a CDS encoding DUF6758 family protein, which produces MRGEPSCPKCGGRVRAPGLFADTWQCDVHGTVHPVQPVIPPSVEALGVVVHRTQVPVWMPWPLPVGWLFTGVACAGDDRSGGRATAVACTGPGPLGGMGELILVAEELGVGLGARYAGIDGPDPGPYMSVEKPPQAKVLAAGRPTPLWHVSGAPDDRAVFAGEALGLWLWAVVWPEQSGLLMYDELVLTDLRDAGAEVELVPCGALSPRLLKP; this is translated from the coding sequence CCGACACCTGGCAGTGCGATGTGCACGGCACCGTGCATCCGGTGCAGCCAGTGATACCGCCCAGCGTCGAGGCCCTCGGCGTCGTCGTGCACCGCACGCAGGTGCCGGTGTGGATGCCGTGGCCGCTGCCGGTGGGCTGGCTGTTCACGGGCGTGGCCTGCGCGGGTGACGACCGCAGCGGCGGCCGTGCCACGGCGGTGGCGTGCACCGGGCCCGGACCGCTCGGCGGCATGGGCGAGCTGATCCTGGTCGCCGAGGAGCTCGGCGTCGGCCTCGGTGCGCGGTACGCCGGCATCGACGGGCCCGACCCGGGGCCGTACATGAGCGTGGAGAAGCCACCCCAGGCCAAGGTCCTGGCCGCGGGCCGTCCGACGCCGCTGTGGCATGTGTCCGGGGCGCCCGACGACCGTGCGGTGTTCGCGGGGGAGGCGCTGGGGCTGTGGCTGTGGGCCGTGGTGTGGCCCGAACAGTCCGGGCTGCTGATGTACGACGAACTGGTGCTGACGGATCTGCGGGATGCGGGGGCCGAGGTGGAGCTGGTGCCCTGCGGGGCGCTGTCGCCGCGCCTGCTGAAGCCGTAG
- a CDS encoding PHP domain-containing protein, whose product MRIDLHSHSTASDGTDTPAELVRNAAAAGLDVVALTDHDTTRGHAEAIAALPAGLTLVTGAELSCRVDGVSMHMLAYLFDPEEPALLAERELVRDDRVPRARGMVAKLQQLGVPVTWEQVARIAGDGSVGRPHVATALVDLGVVPSVSDAFTPDWLADGGRAYVEKHETDPFEAIRLVKAAGGVTVFAHPGASKRGRTVPESAIVEMAAAGLDGIEVDHMDHDPDTRARLRGLAAELGLLVTGSSDYHGSRKTVALGEYTTDPEVYGEITRRATGAFPVPGTGGA is encoded by the coding sequence GTGCGTATCGACCTGCACAGCCACTCCACCGCTTCCGACGGCACGGACACCCCCGCCGAGCTGGTGCGGAACGCTGCCGCCGCCGGGCTGGACGTCGTGGCGCTGACCGATCACGACACGACCCGTGGGCACGCCGAGGCGATCGCCGCGCTTCCCGCGGGGCTGACGCTGGTGACCGGGGCGGAGCTGTCCTGCCGTGTCGACGGCGTCTCCATGCACATGCTGGCCTACCTGTTCGATCCCGAGGAGCCGGCTCTGCTGGCCGAGCGGGAGCTGGTGCGGGACGACCGGGTGCCCCGGGCGCGGGGGATGGTCGCCAAGCTCCAGCAGCTGGGCGTGCCGGTGACGTGGGAGCAGGTGGCGCGGATCGCCGGGGACGGGTCCGTGGGCCGGCCCCATGTGGCGACCGCGCTCGTCGACCTCGGGGTCGTGCCGAGCGTGAGCGACGCCTTCACGCCGGACTGGCTGGCCGACGGCGGCCGGGCCTACGTGGAGAAGCACGAGACGGATCCCTTCGAGGCGATCCGCCTGGTGAAGGCGGCGGGCGGTGTCACCGTGTTCGCGCATCCCGGTGCGAGCAAGCGGGGACGGACCGTCCCGGAGTCCGCGATCGTCGAGATGGCCGCGGCCGGGCTCGACGGCATCGAGGTCGACCACATGGACCACGACCCTGACACCCGGGCGCGACTGCGGGGGCTGGCGGCCGAGCTCGGGCTGCTGGTGACCGGGTCCTCCGACTACCACGGCAGCCGCAAGACGGTCGCCCTCGGCGAGTACACGACGGATCCCGAGGTCTACGGGGAGATCACACGGCGGGCGACGGGCGCGTTCCCGGTGCCAGGGACGGGCGGAGCCTGA
- a CDS encoding MarC family protein, with translation MFDVAVFGSLFLTLFVIMDPPGITPIFLALTSGRPAKVQKRMAFQAVCVAGGVITVFGLLGHQILDYLHVSVPALMIAGGLLLLLIALDLLTGKTDEPKQTKDVNVALVPLGMPLLAGPGAIVSVILAVQKADGVATQVSVWMAILAIHVVLWLVMRYSLLIIRVIKDGGVVLVTRLAGMMLSAIAVQQIINGVTQVIRAS, from the coding sequence ATGTTCGACGTCGCCGTCTTCGGCTCCCTCTTCCTCACCCTGTTCGTCATCATGGATCCCCCCGGGATCACCCCGATCTTCCTCGCGCTGACCTCCGGCCGGCCCGCCAAGGTGCAGAAGCGGATGGCCTTCCAGGCGGTCTGTGTCGCGGGCGGTGTCATCACCGTCTTCGGGCTGCTCGGGCACCAGATCCTGGACTATCTGCACGTGTCCGTGCCCGCGCTGATGATCGCGGGAGGGCTGCTGCTCCTGCTGATCGCGCTGGACCTGCTCACCGGCAAGACGGACGAGCCCAAGCAGACCAAGGACGTCAACGTCGCCCTCGTACCGCTGGGCATGCCGCTGCTGGCCGGGCCCGGGGCGATCGTGTCGGTCATCCTCGCCGTGCAGAAGGCGGACGGCGTGGCCACGCAGGTGTCGGTGTGGATGGCGATCCTCGCCATCCATGTCGTGCTGTGGCTGGTGATGCGGTACTCGCTGCTGATCATCCGCGTGATCAAGGACGGCGGTGTGGTCCTGGTGACCCGGCTCGCGGGCATGATGCTGTCCGCGATCGCCGTGCAGCAGATCATCAACGGGGTCACCCAGGTCATCCGGGCGAGCTGA
- a CDS encoding NYN domain-containing protein, with protein MNDDLAALSARIDRTNELLQRMLAEVAKTPSTHAIFVDAGYLYAAAGRLVAGTEDRRAFDLDTEGLIEALIDRARTIFADSRLLRIYWYDGARRRIHTAEQQSIAELPDVKVRLGNLNANNQQKGVDSLIRSDLESLARHRAISDAALLGGDEDLVSAVEAAQGYGARVHLWGVEAPEGRNQAEPLLWEVDSQRTFDLDFFKPYVSRRAALPYEATAIRPTREDVRFVGAQIAAKWLAARGRESLVELLPGHPYLPGSVDQDLLVEAEGLLQYSLRGQADLRRALRDGFWEHLQTQY; from the coding sequence ATGAACGACGACCTCGCGGCCCTCAGTGCCCGCATCGACCGCACCAACGAGCTGCTCCAGCGCATGCTCGCCGAGGTGGCGAAGACGCCTTCGACGCACGCCATCTTCGTCGACGCGGGATATCTGTACGCGGCCGCGGGCCGTCTGGTGGCCGGCACCGAGGACCGCCGTGCCTTCGACCTCGACACCGAGGGGCTCATCGAGGCGCTCATCGACCGGGCCCGCACGATCTTCGCGGACAGCAGGCTGCTGCGGATCTACTGGTACGACGGAGCCCGACGCCGCATCCACACCGCGGAACAGCAGTCCATCGCCGAACTCCCGGACGTCAAGGTCCGGTTGGGCAACCTGAACGCCAACAACCAGCAGAAGGGCGTCGACTCGCTCATCAGATCCGACCTGGAGTCCCTGGCCCGCCACCGGGCCATCAGCGACGCGGCCCTGCTCGGTGGCGACGAGGACCTGGTCTCGGCGGTCGAGGCCGCCCAGGGGTACGGCGCCCGCGTCCACCTCTGGGGCGTCGAGGCGCCCGAGGGCCGCAACCAGGCCGAGCCCCTGCTCTGGGAGGTCGACAGCCAGCGCACCTTCGACCTCGACTTCTTCAAGCCGTACGTCTCCCGGCGCGCTGCCCTTCCCTACGAGGCGACGGCGATCCGGCCCACCCGCGAGGACGTCCGTTTCGTCGGCGCGCAGATCGCGGCGAAGTGGCTGGCGGCACGGGGGCGTGAATCGCTGGTCGAGCTGCTGCCGGGCCATCCCTATCTGCCCGGCTCGGTCGACCAGGATCTGCTGGTGGAGGCGGAGGGGCTGTTGCAGTACTCGCTGCGGGGGCAGGCGGATCTGCGGCGGGCTCTGCGGGACGGGTTCTGGGAGCACCTTCAGACGCAGTACTAG
- a CDS encoding alpha/beta fold hydrolase: protein MSRRVSFTPPPAARAYPLRTARGEFAVVDSPVAVGVEPKGVVVMLPGFTGSKEDFTLLHEPLSARGYRTVAVDGRGQFGSDGPETDESAYAQEELARDVHAQVDAVGAPVHLLGHSCGGQIARAAMLLDHSPFRSLTLMSSGPAQISDSQQQRVKLLRDALAVMSMAKVWEAIQAMGPPEEVGGPAVGIGDADQLRRRWLGTKPAQLRATGHQLCTEPDRVAELAAVPLPFHVLSGTSDDTWPVPLLDDMAVRLHAHRTVVPGAEHSPNADQPLPTARALADFWDGLADTRR, encoded by the coding sequence GTGAGTCGCCGCGTGTCTTTCACCCCGCCCCCCGCCGCCCGCGCGTATCCCCTGCGCACTGCCCGCGGAGAGTTCGCGGTCGTCGATTCGCCCGTGGCCGTCGGCGTGGAACCGAAGGGCGTGGTGGTGATGCTGCCCGGGTTCACGGGGAGCAAGGAGGACTTCACGCTGCTGCACGAGCCGCTCTCGGCGCGCGGGTACCGGACCGTCGCCGTGGACGGCCGGGGGCAGTTCGGGTCGGACGGTCCCGAGACCGATGAATCGGCTTACGCTCAGGAGGAGTTGGCGAGGGACGTACACGCCCAGGTGGACGCCGTGGGTGCACCGGTGCATCTGCTGGGGCACTCCTGCGGCGGGCAGATCGCCCGCGCGGCCATGCTGCTCGACCACTCCCCCTTCCGCTCGCTGACCCTGATGTCCTCGGGTCCGGCGCAGATCTCGGACTCCCAGCAGCAGCGCGTGAAGCTGCTGCGGGACGCGCTCGCCGTGATGAGCATGGCCAAGGTGTGGGAGGCCATCCAGGCGATGGGTCCGCCGGAGGAGGTCGGCGGCCCCGCGGTCGGCATCGGCGACGCGGACCAGCTGCGCCGCCGCTGGCTGGGCACCAAGCCCGCCCAACTTCGCGCCACCGGACACCAGTTGTGCACCGAGCCGGACCGTGTCGCCGAACTGGCCGCCGTCCCGCTCCCCTTCCACGTCCTGTCGGGCACCAGCGACGACACCTGGCCGGTGCCGCTCCTGGACGACATGGCCGTACGACTCCACGCGCACCGAACCGTCGTCCCCGGCGCCGAGCACTCCCCCAACGCCGACCAGCCGCTTCCGACGGCCCGGGCCCTGGCCGACTTCTGGGACGGCCTCGCCGACACCCGGCGCTGA
- a CDS encoding DEAD/DEAH box helicase, which translates to MTLPVALSGKDVIGQAKTGTGKTLGFGLPLLERVTVPADVEAGRAKPEDLTDAPQALVVVPTRELCTQVTNDLLTAGKVRNVRVLAIYGGRAYEPQVEALKKGVDVIVGTPGRLLDLAGQKKLNLKHIKGLVLDEADEMLDLGFLPDVEKIINMLPARRQTMLFSATMPGAVIGLARRYMSQPTHISATSPDDANATVANTAQYVYRAHNMDKPELVARILQADGRGLVMVFCRTKRTAADLADQLQQRGFAAGAVHGDLGQGAREQALRAFRNGKVDVLVCTDVAARGIDVEGVTHVINYQSPEEEKTYLHRIGRTGRAGAKGIAVTLVDWDDIPRWQLINKALDLKFNDPPETYSTSPHLFEELNIPAGTKGVLPRAERTRAGLGAEELEDLGETGGRGGRGRGDRGGRGDQGGRGDRNGRGGREESRRDESRSADGERAARTPRRRRRTRGGTPLDAAAPAEALAPEQTTTAEDVTAPRTPRRRRRTRGAAQGEAVAATSVESVTPEATAETAVATAEGTVTPDASEAAPKSRRRRTRKSAETAVTPTELEATPVADAVTEAPQVSEVAQVAEPEAPARPRRRTRKTTTTAAATTAAEAAVDTAEGTVEAAPEVTEAKPRRTRKTAATKAAEAAETAVDTAEATEAKPRTRRTRKAAEPTAAVTAEIPAQTAQEPETAEVKPRRTRKTAAAEAAETAEAAVDTAEGVEAKPRRTRKTAATKAAEAKPTDAPTEVTEAKPRRTRKTAATKAAEAAEAAEAAVDTAEGVEAKPRRTRKTAATKATEAKPTDAPTEATEAKPRRTRKTAATKAAEAAETAVDTAEATEAKPKARRTTRKTTAATTAAKATAAAEPTAEIPAQASDSEAKPRARRTTRKKAVAVESTES; encoded by the coding sequence ATGACCCTCCCCGTCGCCCTCTCGGGCAAGGACGTCATCGGCCAGGCCAAGACCGGCACCGGCAAGACGCTGGGCTTCGGCCTCCCGCTCCTGGAGCGCGTCACCGTCCCCGCCGACGTCGAGGCCGGGCGCGCCAAGCCCGAGGACCTCACCGACGCCCCGCAGGCGCTCGTCGTCGTCCCCACGCGCGAGCTGTGCACGCAGGTCACCAACGACCTGCTGACCGCGGGCAAGGTGCGCAACGTCCGCGTTCTCGCCATCTACGGCGGCCGGGCCTACGAGCCCCAGGTCGAGGCCCTCAAGAAGGGCGTCGACGTGATCGTCGGCACCCCGGGCCGGCTGCTGGACCTCGCCGGCCAGAAGAAGCTCAACCTCAAGCACATCAAGGGGCTCGTCCTCGACGAGGCCGACGAGATGCTCGACCTGGGCTTCCTGCCCGACGTCGAGAAGATCATCAACATGCTGCCGGCCCGCCGCCAGACGATGCTGTTCTCGGCGACCATGCCGGGCGCGGTCATCGGTCTCGCGCGCCGCTACATGTCGCAGCCCACGCACATCAGCGCCACCTCGCCGGACGACGCGAACGCGACGGTCGCGAACACCGCGCAGTACGTCTACCGCGCGCACAACATGGACAAGCCCGAGCTGGTCGCCCGCATACTGCAGGCCGACGGCCGGGGACTGGTCATGGTCTTCTGCCGTACGAAGCGCACCGCGGCCGACCTCGCCGACCAGCTCCAGCAGCGCGGGTTCGCCGCCGGCGCGGTCCACGGCGACCTCGGTCAGGGAGCCCGCGAGCAGGCGCTGCGCGCCTTCCGCAACGGCAAGGTGGACGTCCTCGTCTGCACCGACGTCGCCGCCCGCGGCATCGACGTCGAGGGCGTGACGCACGTCATCAACTACCAGTCGCCGGAAGAGGAGAAGACGTACCTGCACCGCATCGGCCGCACCGGCCGCGCGGGCGCCAAGGGCATCGCGGTCACCCTCGTCGACTGGGACGACATCCCGCGCTGGCAGCTGATCAACAAGGCGCTGGACCTCAAGTTCAACGACCCGCCGGAGACGTACTCCACCTCCCCGCACCTCTTCGAGGAGCTGAACATCCCCGCGGGCACCAAGGGTGTCCTGCCGCGCGCGGAGCGCACGCGCGCCGGGCTCGGGGCAGAGGAGCTGGAGGACCTGGGCGAGACCGGCGGCCGCGGTGGCCGCGGTCGCGGCGACCGAGGCGGTCGTGGTGACCAAGGTGGCCGTGGTGACCGCAACGGCCGTGGTGGGCGTGAGGAGTCCCGCCGGGACGAGTCCCGTTCCGCCGACGGCGAGCGTGCGGCCCGGACGCCGCGTCGTCGCCGTCGCACGCGGGGCGGCACGCCGCTCGACGCGGCGGCGCCCGCCGAGGCGCTCGCACCGGAGCAGACCACCACCGCGGAGGACGTCACCGCACCCCGCACCCCGCGCCGCCGTCGCCGCACCCGCGGTGCGGCACAGGGCGAGGCCGTGGCCGCGACATCGGTGGAGTCCGTGACGCCGGAGGCGACCGCGGAGACCGCCGTGGCGACGGCCGAGGGCACCGTCACGCCGGACGCCTCCGAGGCCGCGCCGAAGTCGCGCCGCCGCCGTACCCGCAAGTCCGCGGAGACGGCCGTGACGCCGACCGAGCTGGAGGCGACGCCGGTCGCCGACGCGGTCACCGAGGCACCGCAGGTGTCCGAGGTGGCGCAGGTGGCGGAGCCCGAGGCCCCCGCCAGGCCGCGCCGTCGTACCCGCAAGACCACGACCACGGCCGCCGCTACGACCGCTGCCGAGGCCGCGGTCGACACCGCCGAGGGGACCGTCGAGGCCGCCCCGGAGGTGACGGAGGCCAAGCCGCGCCGCACCCGCAAGACCGCAGCCACCAAGGCAGCCGAGGCCGCCGAAACCGCCGTGGACACCGCGGAGGCCACCGAGGCGAAGCCGAGGACCCGCCGTACGCGCAAGGCCGCCGAGCCGACCGCGGCCGTCACCGCCGAGATCCCGGCCCAGACGGCCCAGGAGCCGGAGACCGCCGAGGTCAAGCCGCGCCGCACGCGCAAGACGGCAGCGGCCGAGGCCGCCGAAACCGCCGAAGCGGCCGTGGACACCGCCGAGGGCGTCGAGGCCAAGCCCCGCCGCACCCGCAAGACCGCGGCCACCAAGGCAGCCGAAGCCAAGCCCACGGACGCCCCGACCGAGGTGACCGAGGCCAAGCCGCGCCGCACGCGGAAGACCGCAGCCACCAAGGCAGCCGAAGCCGCTGAAGCCGCCGAAGCGGCCGTGGACACCGCCGAGGGCGTCGAGGCCAAGCCCCGCCGCACCCGCAAGACCGCGGCCACCAAGGCAACCGAAGCCAAGCCCACGGACGCCCCGACCGAGGCGACGGAAGCCAAGCCGCGCCGCACCCGCAAGACCGCAGCCACCAAGGCAGCCGAGGCCGCCGAAACCGCCGTGGACACCGCGGAGGCCACCGAGGCGAAGCCGAAGGCCCGCCGCACCACCCGCAAGACCACCGCGGCCACCACGGCCGCTAAGGCCACCGCCGCCGCGGAACCCACCGCGGAGATCCCGGCGCAGGCCTCCGACTCCGAGGCGAAGCCCCGCGCGCGTCGCACGACGCGCAAGAAGGCCGTAGCCGTGGAGTCCACGGAGAGCTGA
- a CDS encoding ferritin-like fold-containing protein — protein MRFMTTPDNTSDAPAEASEAAAGATGVAAQDWAQASADPQYRAAVVDLLGALAYGELAAFERLAEDAKLAPTLADKAELAKMASAEFHHYEKLRDRLTEIGEEPTRAMEPFVAALDGFHKQTAPSDWLEGLVKAYVGDSIASDFYREVAARLDMDSRELVLAVLDDTGHAGFAVEKVRAAIDADPRVGGRLALWARRLMGEALSQSQRVVADRDALSTMLVGGVADGFDLAEVGRMFSRITEAHTKRMAALGLAA, from the coding sequence GTGCGCTTCATGACGACGCCTGACAACACCTCTGACGCACCCGCAGAAGCCTCGGAAGCCGCCGCCGGGGCGACCGGGGTCGCCGCCCAGGACTGGGCGCAGGCCTCCGCCGATCCACAGTACCGGGCAGCGGTCGTCGACCTGCTCGGCGCGCTCGCCTACGGGGAGCTGGCGGCCTTCGAGCGCCTCGCGGAGGACGCCAAGCTGGCGCCGACGCTGGCGGACAAGGCGGAGCTGGCGAAGATGGCGTCGGCCGAGTTCCACCACTACGAGAAGCTGCGGGACCGGCTCACCGAGATCGGTGAGGAGCCGACCCGGGCGATGGAGCCGTTCGTCGCCGCGCTGGACGGCTTCCACAAGCAGACGGCACCCTCGGACTGGCTCGAAGGGCTCGTCAAGGCCTACGTCGGCGACTCGATCGCCAGCGACTTCTACCGTGAGGTCGCCGCCCGGCTCGACATGGACTCCCGTGAGCTGGTGCTGGCCGTGCTCGACGACACGGGGCACGCCGGATTCGCCGTGGAGAAGGTGCGCGCGGCGATCGACGCGGACCCCCGCGTCGGCGGCCGACTCGCGCTGTGGGCGCGGCGGTTGATGGGGGAGGCGCTGTCGCAGTCGCAGCGGGTGGTCGCCGACCGGGACGCGTTGTCCACGATGCTCGTGGGCGGCGTCGCGGACGGGTTCGATCTCGCCGAGGTGGGGCGGATGTTCTCGCGGATCACCGAGGCGCACACGAAGCGGATGGCCGCGCTGGGCCTGGCGGCGTAG
- a CDS encoding DUF3107 domain-containing protein, giving the protein MEVKIGVQHAPREIVLESGQSAEEVERAVSEALAGKSQLLSLVDEHGRKVLVPADRLAYVELGEPAPRKVGFGAL; this is encoded by the coding sequence GTGGAGGTCAAGATCGGCGTGCAGCACGCGCCCCGCGAGATCGTTCTGGAGAGCGGTCAGAGCGCCGAGGAGGTCGAGCGGGCGGTGTCCGAGGCGCTGGCCGGCAAGTCGCAGCTGCTGAGCCTCGTGGACGAGCACGGCCGCAAGGTCCTCGTCCCGGCCGACCGTCTCGCGTACGTCGAGCTCGGCGAGCCCGCCCCCCGCAAGGTGGGCTTCGGCGCGCTGTAG
- a CDS encoding TetR/AcrR family transcriptional regulator, whose translation MTAIEQTEAARPRGTRLPRRARRNQLLGAAQEVFVAQGYHSAAMDDIAERAGVSKPVLYQHFPGKLDLYLALLDQHCESLIQSVRNALASTTDNKQRVRATMDAYFAYVEDDGGAFRLVFESDLTNEPAVRERVDKVTNECAEAICDVIAEDTGLSRAESMLLASGLGGLAQVVARSWLHSDRSVPRDQAVQLLTSLAWRGIAGFPLHGMDPH comes from the coding sequence GTGACAGCCATCGAGCAGACAGAGGCAGCACGCCCGCGAGGCACGCGCCTGCCGCGCCGTGCCCGACGGAACCAGCTGCTGGGCGCCGCCCAGGAAGTCTTCGTGGCGCAGGGCTACCACTCCGCCGCGATGGACGACATCGCCGAGCGCGCGGGCGTCAGCAAGCCGGTGCTCTACCAGCACTTTCCGGGCAAGCTCGACCTTTACCTCGCGCTGCTCGACCAGCACTGCGAGTCCCTCATCCAGTCCGTCCGCAACGCGCTCGCGTCGACGACCGACAACAAGCAGCGCGTCCGGGCGACCATGGACGCCTATTTCGCGTACGTCGAGGACGACGGCGGCGCCTTCCGGCTGGTCTTCGAGTCGGACCTGACGAACGAGCCCGCGGTGCGCGAGCGCGTCGACAAGGTGACGAACGAGTGCGCGGAGGCCATCTGCGACGTGATCGCCGAGGACACCGGCCTGTCGAGGGCCGAGTCCATGCTGCTGGCGTCCGGGCTCGGCGGCCTCGCGCAGGTCGTCGCCCGCTCCTGGCTGCACAGCGACCGCAGCGTCCCGCGCGACCAGGCGGTCCAGCTGCTGACGTCGCTGGCCTGGCGGGGCATCGCCGGTTTCCCGCTGCATGGCATGGACCCGCACTGA
- a CDS encoding alpha/beta fold hydrolase encodes MSSTELPFVPPANMLPKVAPVRVAEGERLRSVGLPGITLSVRSRPPAREGLPPALYVHGLGGSSQNWSALMEQLDDTVDGEAVDLPGFGDSPPPDDADYSITGHARAVIRFLDASARGPVHLVGNSLGGAVSTRVAAVRPDLVRTLTLVSPALPEIRVQRSAVPTGLLAVPGVAGLFTRFTKEWTAEQRVRGVTALCYGDPGRVTPEGFRHAVEEMDRRLQLPYFWDAMTRSARGLVNAYTLGGQHALWRQAERVLAPTLLVYGGRDQLVGFRMAQKAARAFRDSRLLTLPEAGHVAMMEYPETVAAAFRDLLKDTAASDGGAATSSTGSRSSTAGQGS; translated from the coding sequence ATGTCTTCGACCGAGCTGCCGTTCGTGCCGCCCGCCAACATGCTTCCCAAGGTGGCGCCCGTCAGGGTCGCGGAAGGCGAGCGGCTGAGGTCGGTCGGACTGCCGGGAATCACGCTGTCGGTCCGGTCGAGGCCACCGGCGCGCGAGGGCCTGCCCCCCGCTCTCTACGTCCATGGCCTGGGCGGTTCCTCGCAGAACTGGTCGGCGCTGATGGAGCAGTTGGACGACACGGTCGACGGTGAGGCCGTCGATCTGCCGGGGTTCGGCGACTCGCCACCGCCGGACGACGCCGACTACTCGATCACCGGGCACGCGCGCGCGGTGATCCGTTTTCTCGACGCCTCCGCCCGGGGGCCGGTGCACCTCGTCGGGAACTCGCTCGGCGGCGCGGTCTCCACGCGCGTCGCCGCGGTACGCCCCGACCTCGTCCGCACGCTCACGCTCGTCTCGCCCGCGCTGCCGGAGATCCGCGTCCAGCGCAGCGCCGTGCCGACCGGCCTGCTGGCGGTGCCCGGTGTGGCCGGGCTGTTCACCCGGTTCACCAAGGAGTGGACGGCCGAGCAGCGGGTCCGCGGAGTCACGGCGCTGTGCTACGGCGACCCCGGGCGCGTGACGCCGGAAGGTTTCCGCCACGCCGTCGAGGAGATGGACAGGCGCCTCCAACTGCCGTACTTCTGGGACGCGATGACGCGCTCCGCGCGCGGGCTGGTGAACGCGTACACGCTCGGCGGCCAGCACGCGTTGTGGCGCCAGGCCGAGCGTGTCCTGGCACCGACGCTCCTCGTCTACGGTGGACGTGACCAACTCGTCGGCTTCCGTATGGCGCAGAAGGCCGCCCGTGCCTTCCGTGACTCGCGGTTGCTCACCCTGCCGGAGGCGGGGCACGTGGCGATGATGGAATACCCGGAGACGGTGGCGGCGGCGTTCCGTGACCTCCTCAAGGACACGGCGGCCTCCGACGGCGGGGCCGCGACATCGAGTACCGGCAGCCGATCGAGTACCGCCGGCCAAGGGAGCTGA
- a CDS encoding DUF3152 domain-containing protein — protein sequence MEYRQPIEYRRPRELRGDVGRHSRRGPAPKSAPKGDHSSGDGTADVTAASRARVSGRPAPVGGLPPGFEYGTPAHGIPGLPDGTPARGVPQVRGGHPEHREAGGGWGEPSGRGGAGYGGPGSAGPAIPHQRPAPPRGPRQDYLEAFEGDDDVFARRAPSDGRRAPSGAPRTRTTALASDPYGSVTDWPADTGVDRLDRLDDLDGVDGTDIDDVPPTGEPAPDKGAKGRTFTGIAAAAVTTVLAIVVAGQVADGADDSDVRSQSASDQARDARDSASRIGGRPTPSEAPAAAPLTYEQAMGRMYPLESTLKASGKFDAIPGIAKGPATGQKYTYRVDVEQGLGLDGELFAEAVRKTLNDDRSWAHNGALTFERVYSGKTDFVITLASPGTTADWCAKSGLDTTEDNVSCDSAATERVMINAYRWAQGSETYGDDQIHAYRQMLINHEVGHRLGHGHVTCDKNGDLAPVMQQQTKFLDHDGIRCKANPWPYPRS from the coding sequence ATCGAGTACCGGCAGCCGATCGAGTACCGCCGGCCAAGGGAGCTGAGGGGCGACGTGGGACGTCACAGTCGACGTGGACCTGCCCCCAAGAGCGCCCCGAAGGGCGACCACAGCAGCGGAGACGGCACCGCGGATGTGACCGCGGCGAGCCGGGCCCGGGTGTCCGGACGCCCGGCGCCGGTGGGCGGGTTGCCGCCCGGGTTCGAGTACGGCACGCCTGCCCACGGCATCCCCGGACTCCCGGACGGCACCCCCGCGCGCGGGGTCCCGCAGGTCCGCGGGGGACACCCCGAGCACCGGGAAGCCGGAGGCGGCTGGGGCGAGCCGAGCGGACGGGGCGGCGCCGGGTACGGCGGTCCGGGGTCCGCCGGGCCGGCCATACCGCATCAGCGGCCGGCGCCACCGCGCGGACCGCGGCAGGACTATCTGGAGGCCTTCGAAGGGGACGACGACGTCTTCGCGCGGCGAGCCCCTTCGGACGGGCGTCGCGCCCCGTCCGGCGCGCCCCGCACCCGCACGACCGCACTCGCCTCCGATCCCTACGGCTCCGTCACCGACTGGCCGGCCGATACGGGTGTCGACCGTCTGGACCGACTTGATGACCTTGACGGTGTTGACGGCACCGACATCGACGACGTGCCCCCGACCGGCGAGCCCGCTCCGGACAAGGGTGCCAAGGGGCGGACCTTCACCGGGATCGCCGCGGCCGCCGTCACCACCGTGCTGGCCATCGTCGTGGCCGGGCAGGTCGCGGACGGGGCCGACGACTCCGACGTACGGTCGCAGTCGGCCTCCGACCAGGCGCGGGACGCCCGGGACTCCGCCTCGCGGATCGGCGGGCGGCCGACGCCCTCCGAGGCGCCGGCGGCGGCGCCGCTGACGTACGAGCAGGCGATGGGCCGGATGTACCCGCTCGAATCCACCCTCAAGGCGTCGGGGAAGTTCGACGCGATTCCCGGCATCGCCAAGGGACCCGCCACGGGACAGAAGTACACGTACCGCGTGGACGTGGAGCAGGGGCTCGGGCTCGACGGCGAACTCTTCGCGGAGGCCGTGCGGAAGACACTCAACGACGACCGGAGCTGGGCGCACAACGGCGCCCTCACCTTCGAGCGCGTCTACTCCGGCAAGACCGACTTCGTGATCACGCTGGCCAGCCCGGGCACCACCGCCGACTGGTGCGCCAAGTCCGGTCTGGACACCACCGAGGACAATGTGTCGTGCGACTCGGCCGCCACCGAGCGCGTGATGATCAACGCGTACCGATGGGCGCAGGGCTCCGAGACGTACGGCGACGACCAGATCCACGCGTACCGGCAGATGCTGATCAACCACGAGGTCGGTCACCGGCTCGGCCACGGCCATGTCACCTGCGACAAGAACGGCGATCTCGCGCCGGTCATGCAGCAGCAGACCAAGTTCCTCGACCACGACGGGATCCGCTGCAAGGCCAACCCCTGGCCCTATCCCAGGAGTTGA